From Eriocheir sinensis breed Jianghai 21 chromosome 16, ASM2467909v1, whole genome shotgun sequence, a single genomic window includes:
- the LOC126999345 gene encoding mucin-2-like: MFGCGTRDFENEIEGTTGYENMIMIQNEEFVQEVWDTARKITCDWTNRMEKLITFQPFAVDMLQAKEVRYSGDDLMCWMDIKVGKGPFGNPLDGIVKIGEELSVVVYSKDGGMDFDMLVKNCFAYDSQDIENEKTTRIQLSDDLGCLLKPKLMSYFYRTRDTRKTGADLISFASLYAFKFPDKMEIYLTCEVELCKGGCTDVCRNPAYPTRLVNTTTTSTTTSRPPPVNPCISAPGSFRCCSGNPSHSSCPTTTTTTTTTTRKPDPCTTNPGSSQCCARNPSHPRCTTTTTTTTRRPDPCVTNPGSFQCCARNPSHPRCTTTTTTTTRRPDPCVTSPGSFQCCARNPSHPRCTTTTSTTTRRPDPCVTNPGSFQCCARNPSHPRCTTTTSTTTTTQRPDPCVTNPGSFQCCARNPLHPRCTTTTSTTTQRPDPCVTNPGSFQCCARNPSHPRCTTTTTTRRPDPCVTNPGSVQCCARNPSHPRCTTTTTSTTTTRRPDPCVTNPGSFQCCARNPSHPRCTTTTTTTTQETRSLRH; the protein is encoded by the coding sequence ATGTTCGGGTGCGGCACACGGGACTTCGAGAACGAGATCGAGGGCACAACGGGCTACGAGAACATGATCATGATCCAGAATGAAGAGTTCGTGCAGGAGGTTTGGGACACGGCAAGGAAGATCACGTGCGACTGGACGAACCGCATGGAAAAACTCATCACCTTCCAGCCTTTCGCGGTGGACATGCTGCAAGCGAAGGAAGTGCGGTACTCCGGGGACGACTTAATGTGCTGGATGGATATCAAGGTCGGTAAAGGTCCATTCGGCAACCCCTTGGACGGCATAGTCAAGATCGGCGAGGAGCTGTCCGTTGTGGTGTACTCCAAAGATGGTGGGATGGATTTCGATATGCTGGTGAAGAATTGCTTTGCCTACGACTCCCAGGATATTGAAAATGAGAAGACGACCCGCATCCAGCTGAGTGACGACCTGGGATGTCTCCTGAAGCCCAAACTGATGAGTTACTTCTACCGGACGCGGGATACCAGGAAGACCGGGGCGGACCTGATTTCCTTCGCCTCTTTATACGCCTTCAAGTTCCCAGACAAGATGGAGATTTACTTGACATGCGAAGTGGAGCTATGCAAGGGAGGTTGTACCGATGTGTGTCGAAACCCGGCGTACCCGACCCGCCtggtcaacaccaccactacctccacgaCAACCTCGCGCCCTCCACCTGTCAACCCCTGCATCTCAGCCCCTGGTTCCTTCCGGTGTTGCAGTGGAAACCCTTCACATTCAAGTtgcccaaccaccaccaccaccaccactaccaccacaagaaAGCCAGATCCTTGCACCACAAATCCAGGATCCTCCCAGTGCTGTGCCAGGAATCCTTCACATCCTcggtgcaccaccaccaccaccactaccactaggaGGCCGGATCCTTGCGTCACAAATCCAGGATCCTTCCAGTGTTGTGCCAGGAATCCTTCACATCCTAGatgtacaaccaccaccaccaccaccacaaggagGCCGGATCCTTGTGTTACTAGCCCGGGATCCTTCCAGTGTTGCGCAAGGAACCCTTCACATCCTAGATGTACAACAacaacttccaccaccacaaGGAGACCAGATCCTTGTGTCACAAATCCAGGATCCTTCCAGTGCTGTGCCAGGAATCCTTCACATCCTAGATGTACAACTACCacttccacaacaacaacaacacagagaCCAGATCCTTGTGTCACAAATCCTGGATCTTTCCAGTGTTGTGCCAGGAATCCTTTACATCCTAGATGTACAACTACCACTTCCACAACAACACAGAGACCAGATCCTTGTGTCACAAATCCAGGATCCTTCCAGTGTTGTGCCAGGAATCCTTCGCATCCTcggtgcaccaccaccaccaccacgaggagGCCGGATCCTTGCGTCACTAATCCAGGATCCGTCCAGTGTTGTGCCAGGAATCCTTCACATCCTCGGTGCACCACAACCACTacgagcacaacaacaacaaggagacCAGATCCTTGTGTTACCAATCCAGGATCCTTCCAGTGTTGTGCCAGGAATCCTTCACATCCTcggtgcaccaccaccaccacaacaacaacacaggagACCAGATCCTTGCGTCACTAA
- the LOC126999342 gene encoding cell surface glycoprotein 1-like, giving the protein MMRMILILLFIKLAAAQLSYSNEVVPVMPNMPTITGLDVQCEKEGMTVNVQFNLPFNGVIFSKGHFSNPNCRYVAAGSDRSSYTLRIPSGECGSSMSEYASGSGQSTRMTNTIIVQNDAAIQEVWDVARTIKCDWVDNYIKTVSFNPFSVGMLDAQEVQFEGDQAIECWMDLLQGTWPDVSDIDPVVKIGETLSLLVYARDNNGMYDVSIKDCYAYGSPDFNDYDTPRIQLTDEQGCVLKDKLISEFYSAREKDDRGEVIVTYALVQAFKFPDVMDVYMSCNVEICKGECDNKCGATDYVPTPSPPAVTTRGPIRRGSTLFGEPIYTTKPACFPGSTDPSCPQPTPETTAPTVPTTPAPKCVPGSPDPECLINFPEQSRPSTYVCVDGSQDPLCQHPAAPVTKPPTPQQSYAPTVPSFSCVPGSTDPRCPPPTTPAPNCYPGSPDPRCPKPTTPAPPKCFPGSTDPRCPKPTTEPPPKCYPGSPDPRCPKPTTQPPPKCYPGSTDPRCPKPTTPAPPKCYPGSTDPRCPKPTTSRPICYPGSPDPRCPRPKPGTLKPTIITTSKPTPRPTPKPTARPTYRPTARPTYRPTARPTPRPKPTPTPEPTTEGPGEYPKGSILFPATITTASPTTPRTNPPTVPTRAPPKPFLKPTTKRPNRGKQLDSSAEGAKPEPSGKEWEGEARYHAFHSFHYQRGDGRRRRVFGERIPGDRDSSTKSRRSRSADEITRPLIAKVPIRLSRAMSVLAIGESLPDASLPRAEAQTSIDPLHDDPLGSVCFPLTIFAAGMLTVLLLLLFSSTTALVLYIKRVSYKGEKDPRRY; this is encoded by the exons ctGGCGGCGGCTCAGCTCTCCTACAGCAATGAGGTGGTGCCCGTTATGCCCAACATGCCCACCATCACCGGGCTGGACGTGCAGtgcgagaaggaagggatgacggTCAACGTGCAGTTCAACCTTCCCTTCAACGGGGTCATCTTCAGCAAGGGGCACTTCTCCAACCCCAACTGTCG GTACGTGGCCGCCGGCTCGGATCGCTCAAGTTACACTCTAAGAATACCGAGCGGCGAGTGTGGGTCGTCCATGTCGGAGTACGCCAGCGGGAGCGGCCAGAGCACCCGCATGACCAACACCATCATCGTGCAGAACGACGCCGCCATCCAGGAGGTGTGGGACGTGGCCAGGACCATTAAGTGTGACTGGGTGGATAACTACATCAAGACAGTCTCCTTCAACCCCTTCAGCGTGGGGATGCTTGATGCCCAGGAGGTCCAATTCGAGGGTGACCAGGCAATCGAGTGCTGGATGGACCTGCTGCAGGGGACCTGGCCTGACGTAAGCGACATTGACCCTGTGGTAAAGATTGGCGAGACTCTCTCCCTGCTGGTCTATGCACGTGACAACAACGGCATGTATGACGTGAGCATCAAGGACTGCTACGCCTACGGCAGCCCCGACTTTAACGACTACGACACGCCGCGCATCCAGCTGACGGACGAGCAGGGCTGCGTGCTCAAGGACAAGCTAATCAGCGAGTTCTATTCCGCCAGGGAGAAGGACGACCGAGGCGAGGTTATCGTTACGTATGCGTTAGTCCAGGCCTTCAAATTCCCTGACGTCATGGACGTGTACATGTCTTGCAACGTGGAGATATGCAAAGGAGAATGTGATAACAAGTGCGGCGCGACCGATTACGTACCGACCCCGTCCCCTCCCGCCGTCACCACGCGCGGCCCGATCCGTCGCGGCAGCACGCTGTTCGGCGAGCCGATTTACACCACCAAGCCAGCCTGCTTCCCAGGCTCCACCGACCCGAGCTGCCCCCAGCCCACCCCAGAAACCACCGCCCCAACCGTCCCCACCACCCCCGCCCCTAAATGTGTCCCGGGATCCCCCGACCCTGAGTGCCTCATTAACTTCCCAGAACAGAGCCGTCCGTCCACctatgtgtgtgtggacgggagcCAGGACCCACTCTGCCAGCACCCCGCCGCGCCCGTCACCAAGCCCCCGACACCCCAACAGTCCTACGCCCCAACAGTACCGTCCTTCAGTTGTGTCCCGGGTTCCACAGACCCACGCTGTCCCCCACCCACCACTCCTGCTCCTAACTGTTACCCTGGTTCCCCAGACCCACGCTGCCCCAAACCCACAACCCCCGCCCCACCAAAATGTTTCCCAGGCTCCACAGATCCACGCTGTCCAAAGCCGACCACCGAACCCCCACCTAAATGTTACCCAGGCTCCCCTGATCCTCGATGCCCCAAACCCACCACCCAACCCCCTCCTAAGTGCTACCCAGGCTCTACAGACCCACGCTGCCCCAAGCCCACCACCCCCGCCCCTCCCAAATGCTACCCAGGCTCTACAGACCCACGCTGCCCTAAACCAACAACCAGTCGGCCTATTTGCTACCCCGGCTCCCCGGACCCTCGCTGTCCGAGGCCCAAGCCAGGAACACTAAAGCCAACCATCAttaccacttccaaacccaccccTCGCCCCACGCCTAAGCCCACTGCACGCCCCACTTATCGCCCTACCGCACGCCCCACTTATCGCCCTACCGCACGTCCTACTCCCCGCCCCAAGCCCACCCCTACCCCAGAACCTACAACTGAGGGTCCCGGTGAGTACCCAAAAGGCTCAATCCTCTTCCcagctaccatcaccaccgcctcccccaccaccccacgCACTAACCCACCAACAGTTCCTACCCGGGCCCCTCCCAAGCCCTTCCTCAAACCCACCACAAAGAGGCCAAACCGGGGCAAGCAGCTTGATTCCTCGGCTGAGGGAGCCAAACCCGAACCTAgcgggaaggagtgggagggcgAGGCGCGCTACCATGCCTTCCACAGCTTCCATTACCAGCGTGGGGATGGCAGGAGGCGCCGTGTGTTTGGGGAACGGATTCCTGGGGACCGAGACAGCAGCACTAAGTCCCGTCGCTCAAGGTCTGCGGATGAAATAACGCGTCCGTTGATAGCAAAGGTCCCCATCCGTCTGAGCCGCGCCATGTCCGTTCTTGCTATCGGGGAGTCGCTTCCTGACGCATCCCTCCCAAGGGCCGAGGCGCAGACGTCCATTGACCCCCTTCATGACGATCCCCTGGGCTCCGTTTGCTTCCCATTGACTATCTTCGCCGCCGGGATGTTGacggtgctcctcctcctcctcttctcctccacgaCGGCCCTGGTGCTTTACATTAAGAGGGTTTCgtacaaaggagagaaggatccGCGTCGTTATTAG